The Triticum aestivum cultivar Chinese Spring chromosome 4B, IWGSC CS RefSeq v2.1, whole genome shotgun sequence sequence NNNNNNNNNNNNNNNNNNNNNNNNNNNNNNNNNNNNNNNNNNNNNNNNNNNNNNNNNNNNNNNNNNNNNNNNNNNNNNNNNNNNNNNNNNNNNNNNNNNNNNNNNNNNNNNNNNNNNNNNNNNNNNNNNNNNNNNNNNNNNNNNNNNNNNNNNNNNNNNNNNNNNNNNNNNNNNNNNNNNNNNTCCTCCGCTCCCTCCGCCCCCTGCTGAAAACAAGAACGGAGCGCGCGCGCGCGCGAGCGCGAGAATCTCTCGTCTCATTAATTTCCTGGCCGTCCCCTTGTTTTCTCTTCTGtcgcgatcgatcgatcgatcgctaACCACGCGAGTACCGAGGGCTACAGCGCCTTTGGTTCCTGGTTTCGTCGTCTCGTTCCGTTAATGCTTGCGCGTATCCGATTCCTAACCGCGACCTGCCCTTGTTCTTCTgatgcagcggcagcggcagcggcattgGTTGATCTCGCCGTCGACGTCGGACGAGGGCGGCGCCGCCGGCATGCGCCCGCAAGGTCAAGATCCGTCCGCCCGCGGCCGCGACGCCGCCGCCGGGATCTGATCCTCTCCGGCCGCTGAGACACAGCGCGCAGCAGGTGTGTAATGTGTTTGCCGTTCGTTCTcgccgggcgggcgggcgggctcaAAGCCTCCGAAAAAGCGAAGGGATATTTATTTATCGATGAGGGCGACGTATTAATAACGCTAACCCTTTTAATCTGCATTTCTGTTAGGATGCGTATCTgagtttgttattccttttctgtttCTGTTAAGCGTGGCAggaggggaggcggaggaggagaagatagAGACGGAAGCCACGCGCGGCTAGCTAGGGtttgtttcatctctctctctttctctctcgctcCCTCTCGTCCTCTCTCTCGGCgagaggagaagaggaggaaggcGGAGGAGTAAGAGAGGCCGGGGATGTCGTCGTCGAACTCGCCGTGCGCGGCGTGCAAGCTGCTGAGGCGCAAGTGCACGCAGGGGTGCGTGTTCGCGCCCTACTTCCCGCCGGACCAGCCGGCCAAGTTCGCCAACGTGCACAAGGTGTTCGGCGCCAGCAACGTCTCCAAGCTGCTCAACGAGCTCCCCGTGGCGCAGCGGGAGGACGCCGTCAACTCGCTCGCCTACGAGGCCGAGGCGCGCCTCCGCGACCCCGTCTACGGCTGCGTCGCCTACATCTCCGTCCTCCAGCTCAAGATCAAGCAGGTGCGCGAGGAGATCGCCAACGCGCGCAAGGAGCTCGCCGGCTACATCGGCCAGGCCGCCTACGCGCCCGTCGTCCCCGTGCAGCACCCCCACGCGCAGTACGCCGCCGCCGGCATGGGCCTCGTCCAGCCCCACCCGCACCCGCACCAGCAGATGGcgatgcagcagcagcagccgtaCCACCAGCAGCAGATCGCCGAGGCGCAGCACCTGGCGGCCGCGGTCGAGGTGGCGCGCgcggggcagcagcagcagcagcagcatcaccaccagcaccagcagcacgagatgatgatgatgCGCCAGACCTACGGCAACGTCCACGGGGCCGCCGCCGGGCCAACGGTGGCCGTCGAGCCTCCCCAGGCCGCGGCCTACGACGGCACCGCCCCGTTCCTCATCCAGCAGCAAGCGTCGCCTTCCGCCCTGACCTACCGCATGGAggagccgtccccgccgccgcagtCCTCGGGCCACTCCCACGTCGACATGTCCCACgcgccgcagcagcagcgtcaCCAGCACACGGACGGCAGCGACGAGGGGAGCGGGGGCGCCCCGACGGCCTGATGGCCATGCTCCCGCCTCCTTCGCCGTGTGTCGATATTTTCCCCCTAGTTTTTTTTTCACGGTTTCTTTGATGTTCATTTGTTGGGCACGAGTCTTTTCGTCTTCTTGCGGATCATACGATATCGAACTGGCATCGCCATGGCTCCCCGGAAAGCATATCCATGGCTCCCGGAGGCGGACAAGCTGGTGATCTTGCTCAAGGTATTTCTTCTTATACATAGCACACTCAGAACGATCTCTGTTGCATTAGTTTGTGTTCGGATTCATTATTGCAACCATGTTAATTTCCTTGGAACGATTCATTAGTCCATAAAATAGAAGAAAGAAATGTGGATTCTCGAAAGATAACGATGCAGTTTTCGTGGTTCATTATTTGTTAGTCAAAGTGCTACTAGTACTCTCGATCGATCGAGTTGATTGTGTGTGCGCACGCCAGttactttgtttacttgtgtgCTAATTCCAAAGTTACTGCACACAGCATATGCTTAGATTACTGCTCTGACCTGTACATATGTGGGGTGCTAGCTAGTCAACTCCACAGGATGGCAGAAATTTTGAGAAGAAAATAGTCTAATCCCTATGCCCTAATGCTGTACAAGGGTTCACATGCCAAATTGGTTTCACAGTAAACAAGAAGCGTAGTATAGCCTCCCTGTAGCGCTGATAATCCTTGCTTAACACCGTTCAGAGATCTGGGTCAAAAAATTTGGGAGTGGATTAAAATAGTTAACATTTGTTTTTTGGGGAAAATATGTTAGCGTGATTATATTAACTGAGTAATGGAGGTGGCGATTCATTGAATAAAAAAAATATGTATGTAGAAATTAATGGTGATATGGATGATATATTAAGATTCTGATTGTTGGATGCTGATATACTCATTTACTGCATGCCCCTGCACGAGAATCATTTCCTGATCTGGGTTTTGTGGCAGAATCATGCTTGTTTGTGTTATTATTTTAGTCAGCAATTGACAGGCACTGGAGAGCATGCACAATGTAGTTGCCATGTTAAAAATCTGCAAGAGCTAGAATTGCATTTCTCTTATTTATATATTTTGACAGTCAGACTCTGAATTTGCACATGCTGCTTTGTGTGTTTCTGTCAAATTAGAAGTAGATAAGTTATCAAAGTATGAAGTAATTCACTCTGATAccttataaataaataaataaataagagtgCATGCATGTTGTAAAAATAAGAGTGCATGCAAACAAGTAGTAGTACGATTGGCATACCTGTATCAAACAATGATCTCTCGGTCTCTCTCGGGCTGGTTGTAGCCTGTAGCTATGacccacacacacgcacacacacacacacacaaaagccCAGCTCTGCACATCTCAGAGATTTTGACATGAGCATATGCATAACTGCTGCTAAACTCTAGTATCGATTTCAGCCACTGACATATCATACTCCTGGAAATGTGCTTTGTCAGGCTCTTCATCAGCTGCCTTTATCCCTCACAAGAGTGACAGCCAAATAAATGCGGACCAGAAACAGAGGTAGCAAAGAGAAACTTATGAAGGGGGGGTGCAGATAGAGACAGTGAAACATGCATGCAAGGTGTGCGTGCAAAGGGGAGCAAACAGTGAAGCATGCAGCTGGGGCACAGTCAGGGGGAATTAGCGGCCAGCAAGCATAAACAAAAAATAGACTACGTACCAGAAAGTTAAGAAGAAAAACAGCAAAAGATTTTTAGTTCTTCTGCATTATGCTTTCCAACTAGTATAGTGGCCTACATATATTTCTTCTCTTccggatttgttcctgttcatgaaGTTCACTATAGCATGCTGTTTCGTTTTGCGCTTTGGATTTTTTTTGCTTGCTTCGTTTGTTCTAGGATATATTCTTTGAGCGATAAACATTTGTATGGAACCATTACCTGAGCTAAAGAGTGGGATCAGTTAGCCATTTTCTCTTATACTGTAGTACCACTAGTTTAATACACCGTACGTGTGGAGTATACGTACTGTTGCGTAGGCACATGCCTATGTTAATTATATGCAGTTTCCTTTCAATATCGTAAGCTAGCAGGGCTGTTATGGATGGCATGATTCTATAGGTGATCGAGTCCCCTTTTCGGAAAGACactccctctgtaaaaaaatataaaagCATTTGGACTActatttagtgatctaaacgctcttatatttttttatgaAAGGAGTACAAATTAACCAAGCCACAGATTGTGTCTAGCTACATATGCATACATCTCTAGCTAGCTGTGCTGCTGAAATCATGACCATGCAAACAAGCTTCGCATGCATGAGTGTGCGTGTGTGCCCCTTTTCGCCACAATCCAAAGCCTACTGATCATAGCTAGCCAGATTGCACATGCCCACCCAGCCTGTTCAGTCACCGATACACAAGACCTAGTCCCCTCAACCTTTGGGTTTTGGAACACTAGCATGGGAAAGTTGTGGCTACACCCAAGTTTATTCTTCCATAGATAACTTCGTAATATAAGTATTCTTACAAAAAAAAATCCTTCTTTTAGAGAAGTAAGGTATATCTCGTAATCTCGTTGTCTAGTCTCATATCTCTATCCTATAAAAATTTCAGGGACGTATCTCTACCTTATAAGTGATACATTCCACTCAAAAGCTCCCGAAAAAGAATTAGGGTGATCCACATTCTAGGACAATGTCTAATGGTATTGTACTAATATAGGCATTACATTCACAAAACTAGGTTCATACTATTTTTGTGCTTATTTATAGTATTGAGGCAGGCATGGTTGGTCCTCTAGTCCGGAGCAACGACTCCAGGTAGTGTGCACCGCGACGGCCTAGCGGACGATGCTTATTGTACGGGTATGGTTATGCAATCTTGGCCGTGAGGGCGAcgatatatacaatgtcataagtTGTCGCCGACGACACAGTCTAGATCTAGGCGTCGTCTTGGCCCTCCCGCCTCCCCTACCCGATGTGCGGTGGCTGGTGAGACCACATGTCGTAGGTGTTTGTTACTTGGGCGATAGTCAGGCTAGATGGTTTCGTTTGCAGTGACGACGACGTTAGCCAACGTTGCCCCACCCTTTGGCGATGATCCATCAGACAACAGAAAGCTAGATGTGCGCATGAGGCTCTCTTTGGCGATGGATGGATGGTACCACAACGAGCTTCACCCTTTTCAATGCAAAATAAGACCGTCCTCGTAAGTTTCCGTTCTTCCACCTATATGCACTGCATTCGATTCTACCTAGATTAGTCGGTGCTTCAGTGGACAACAACTTTGTCAGTGTCGAGCAGTGTCTATTTTTCATGTTCTTTTGTTCTTGTATTGCGCGTGGCCTTATATAGGTGTGGCCAATTGTATGTGTGCTCCTGAATATTGTGTACTCCCATTTGGGGTCTTGTCCCTGGCTCCTCCTTTAGTTTCGGTAGGCCTTGTCTACAAACGAAGCGAAAGACTATGATTACATACTAGTTGAGGATCTTTatattatagaatttggcttgcaTATTTCTATTAATTACGCTGAAATCAATGCATTTTCCAACGGCTAGGATGAGTTCTCGTCTTTCCCCAACCTAGTCATAGTTTTCTTAACTAATAATTAAAGATATCTCATGTGGCGTGTTTCGTTGTTCAATGATCCCATACAAGCAACTAGATCTACTCAATGCATGCACATCTCGTACATCAACCATctcttctcaaaaaaaaaaaaaaaaatcatctACCATCTAGTGTGCCGACCAATTAagagttatttatttatttatttttggtgtgtgtgtgtacgTGCAACCATATTAAAGCAGGTGTCCCCATGTAAAGCCTTCAGCTAGCTGTGATGAGTTCGTTTGACCCATTATAGCGCTGTGGTAGTACGTGCAGAGATTCTCAGAGCTCGGAAGCAGGAAAAGCCTGGTGCAAACAACGCATGAGGCGGCACAGTACTATCAGCACCAATTAATTGTCATTGCCAATATATGCGTGGCAGGATCAGGTACCACGGCGGTCAGTACGGCTCGATTTGCATGGAAGGGCAAAATTACAGTGCTCCAAGGTGTAAAGATGCTAAGAATATTACATTGGCGAAAGCTGTCAAAGTAATTAAGAAGGGGAGATGTAACCTTGATGATCCCACAAAGAAATATTGTCAAGCATAAGCATGTAGATCTATGCAAAACAACTACCCATGGAAGAGTTTAGTTGCTGAataattaaatgaagcaagttTAGCTATAAGAAGCTAAACGTCTATGCATTGAAAACTTTAGTTGTTAAACTCTTCATACACACAACATCTCATCTAAGCACCTACACACTCTAGAAGAGGCCTAAAGTGATCAGGCAATCGATCTGCTATAGCATTGGCAATGGCAGCAGCTCAGGCTCTTCCTGCATGCCACAAATGGTCCCCAAAAAAGAAGAATCCTAAAACAATATGAGTTGTGGAGGATCATGTGTCCTCAAATCTAGTTCTCCTGGTTTGACTTTTTCTGTTGCAAGCTTATCGCACTATCATGCAGAGCGGATAACAGTGTACATCTTGGTTCTTCGGCTTCAATTCTGACCAACGGGGACTGGCATGCCTAGGCCTAGTCAGATTTGTGTTCTCCGACTCTGTCTAGCCGGACCTGGGCAGTCTATAGGCCTTCTTCAACGTTTTCTTCTTTGAGGCGACCATTTGCTAAGCAAACCACGGCCGTCGGCGTCTTCTGATTTACATTGACGAATTTATGGCAGTTGTTTTTACAAATGAGTAAAATGCATCATAAGTTCTAGAACTATTGAAGGTGTGTCAGTTCAGTCCTATAACTTTGAAACTGCAGTTTTGGATCTTAAAACTATTGAAGATGTGTCAGTTTAGTCATATAACTTAGAAACTGTTGTTTTGGGTCCTAAAActattggagatgtatcagtttaGTCCTGTAACTTAGAAACTGCGGTTTTGGGTCCCAAAACTATGTAAGTTAATTCATCTTAGGTCCTAGTGTTGCATGACTAGCATCTATGGTGCATTTTTTCAAATGAGTCCATTCATATGTGTTTACTTCCCCAAAAGTGGTCCATACACTTCCACGTTGCAGTGTTGCAACCTGCACGCCCACCACCTGTGTGGCCATGAGCTGCAGTGCAGCCTTGCTGAGGTTTGGCATGGTCGTCGAGGAGACTCCAAGCCAATCAGGATGGAGGACGCcatcccacctctctctctcttctcatgacATTGTCGTTGCCCCGACACCCTTGTCGTAGAGCTAGTCGTGCAAGAGTTGTTGTTTGGGCACAAGCATGGACACTGGTGGGGAATTATGGCTGTTGTCGAACGACACGCGTAGGAGCGGGCGGAAATCGCAAAGTTGACGCAAAGGTCGATGAGAGTGATCCAGCCCCAACAGCAGCCACATGTGGGTAGCAATTGGACGTTGTGCTACGTATCATTTTGCTACTTGTAGGGTGAAGCTGAGATGAGCACTCTAGTCTCCTCGCTGGAGCTCAAACCATTATGCCATTGATGGCCTGCGGTTTCAAAGTTATATAACTAAACTGACACACCTTCAATAT is a genomic window containing:
- the LOC123091140 gene encoding LOB domain-containing protein 36, which codes for MSSSNSPCAACKLLRRKCTQGCVFAPYFPPDQPAKFANVHKVFGASNVSKLLNELPVAQREDAVNSLAYEAEARLRDPVYGCVAYISVLQLKIKQVREEIANARKELAGYIGQAAYAPVVPVQHPHAQYAAAGMGLVQPHPHPHQQMAMQQQQPYHQQQIAEAQHLAAAVEVARAGQQQQQQHHHQHQQHEMMMMRQTYGNVHGAAAGPTVAVEPPQAAAYDGTAPFLIQQQASPSALTYRMEEPSPPPQSSGHSHVDMSHAPQQQRHQHTDGSDEGSGGAPTA